One segment of Meriones unguiculatus strain TT.TT164.6M chromosome 3, Bangor_MerUng_6.1, whole genome shotgun sequence DNA contains the following:
- the LOC110559061 gene encoding olfactory receptor 13C8: protein MERANDSVWTDFVLAGLSDHPELQTVLFVLVLGMYLMILLGNGVLISAVIYDLHLHTPMYFFLCNLSFLDICYTSSSVPLTLSSFLAVRKNVSFLGCMVQMFLSFAMGATECVLLGTMALDRFMAICYPLRYPVIMSKGTYVTMAVGCWVAGLVDSLVQTSLAVQLPFCTDNVIHHFACEILAILKLACTDISINVISMAGSNLLFLAVPLLVIAVSYTFIVATILRIPSAEGKRKAFSTCSAHLTVVIIFYGTVFFMYAKPKSKAAAEAGHQSVTDALISLFYGVMTPMLNPIIYSLRNKDVKAAVQNMLARKCWIKH, encoded by the coding sequence ATGGAGAGAGCCAATGATTCCGTGTGGACAGACTTTGTCTTGGCGGGGCTCTCTGACCACCCAGAGCTCCAGACGGTTTTGTTTGTGTTAGTTCTGGGCATGTATCTGATGATACTGCTTGGGAATGGTGTTCTTATCTCAGCGGTCATCTATGACCTTCACCTGCACACCCCCATGTATTTCTTCCTCTGTAATCTCTCCTTCCTCGATATCTGCTACACGAGCTCTTCCGTCCCGCTAACCCTCAGCAGCTTTTTGGCAGTGAGGAAGAACGTTTCCTTCCTGGGGTGCATGGTCCAAATGTTCCTCTCCTTTGCCATGGGTGCCACAGAGTGTGTGCTTCTAGGCACAATGGCACTTGACCGCTTTATGGCTATCTGTTACCCACTGAGGTACCCTGTCATCATGAGCAAGGGTACCTATGTAACCATGGCAGTTGGATGCTGGGTCGCTGGGCTTGTGGACTCACTGGTGCAGACGTCACTTGCAGTGCAATTGCCATTCTGTACTGATAATGTCATTCACCACTTCGCCTGTGAAATTCTGGCCATTCTGAAACTGGCTTGTACAGATATTTCAATCAACGTGATCAGCATGGCGGGGTCAAATCTGCTTTTCCTAGCTGTGCCGTTGTTGGTCATTGCTGTCTCTTACACTTTCATCGTGGCCACTATTTTGAGGATCCCTTCTGCTGAAGGAAAACGGAAGGCCTTCTCCACTTGCTCTGCCCATCTGACAGTGGTGATTATCTTCTATGGAACTGTCTTCTTCATGTATGCAAAGCCCAAGTCTAAAGCTGCTGCTGAGGCAGGGCATCAAAGCGTGACAGACGCTCTCATCTCCCTGTTCTATGGGGTGATGACACCCATGCTCAACCCTATCATCTACAGTCTGAGGAACAAGGATGTGAAGGCTGCTGTTCAGAACATGCTGGCAAGGAAATGTTGGATAAAACATTAG